The nucleotide sequence TTTGCCCAAGCGCAGCAAATCGGCCTGACCATTGTTGGCCCGGAAGCGCCATTGGTGATTGGCGTGGTTGACGCATTCCGTGCAGCCGGACTGCCGATTTTTGGTCCGACTCAGGCCGCTGCCCAGCTGGAAGGCTCCAAAGCCTTCACCAAAGATTTCCTGGCCCGCCATCAGATCCCGACCGCGGAATACCAGAACTTTACCGAGATCGAGCCGGCCCTGGCTTATCTGCAAGAAAAAGGCGCCCCGATTGTAGTCAAAGCCGATGGCCTGGCAGCAGGTAAAGGCGTAATCGTGGCCATGACACTGGAAGAAGCCGAAGCAGCAGTGCGTGATATGCTGGCAGGCAATGCCTTTGGTGAAGCGGGTCACCGCGTTGTTATCGAAGAATTCCTTGACGGCGAAGAAGCCAGTTTCATTGTCATGGTTGATGGCGAAAATATTCTGCCAATGGCCACCAGTCAGGATCACAAACGCGTTGGCAACGGCGACACAGGTCCCAATACCGGCGGCATGGGCGCTTACTCACCGGCTCCTGTGGTCACTCAGGAAATCCACCAGCGCGTGATGGACGAAGTGATTGTTCCGACCGTGCGTGGCATGGCTGCCGAAGGCAATCCCTACACAGGTTTTCTGTATGCAGGCCTGATGATCATGGCTGACGGCACGCCGAAAGTGATTGAGTATAACTGCCGCTTCGGCGACCCGGAAACTCAGCCGATCATGCTGCGCCTGCAGTCCGATCTGGTTGAGCTGTGTCTGGCCGCGGTTGATGGCAAGCTGGATACCGTAGAATCCCAGTGGGATCCGCGTGCGGCGATTGGCGTGGTACTGGCTGCCGGCGGTTATCCGGGCGATTACAACAAAGGCGATGTGATTTCCGGCCTGCCTCTGCAGGATGGCGATGCACAAAAAGTCTTCCATGCCGGTACTGCCAGCAAAGACGGAGCTGTGGTGACCAATGGTGGCCGCGTGTTATGTGCCACAGCGATGGGCGACACAGTGTCAGATGCGCAGCAACGCGCTTATGCGCTGGCAAAACAAATCAGCTGGGATGGTGTTTTCTACCGCGATGACATTGGCTACCGCGCCATTGCCCGTGAACAGGCCTGATCTGGCAGCGAATAAAACACCGCATGAAGCAGAGATAGCAATAAGGCGCCGAAAGGCGCCTTATTTAATATGATCGACT is from Photobacterium sp. TLY01 and encodes:
- the purD gene encoding phosphoribosylamine--glycine ligase; the encoded protein is MKVLVIGNGGREHALGWKAAQSAQVEKVFVAPGNAGTALEPKLENVAIGVEDTAALVAFAQAQQIGLTIVGPEAPLVIGVVDAFRAAGLPIFGPTQAAAQLEGSKAFTKDFLARHQIPTAEYQNFTEIEPALAYLQEKGAPIVVKADGLAAGKGVIVAMTLEEAEAAVRDMLAGNAFGEAGHRVVIEEFLDGEEASFIVMVDGENILPMATSQDHKRVGNGDTGPNTGGMGAYSPAPVVTQEIHQRVMDEVIVPTVRGMAAEGNPYTGFLYAGLMIMADGTPKVIEYNCRFGDPETQPIMLRLQSDLVELCLAAVDGKLDTVESQWDPRAAIGVVLAAGGYPGDYNKGDVISGLPLQDGDAQKVFHAGTASKDGAVVTNGGRVLCATAMGDTVSDAQQRAYALAKQISWDGVFYRDDIGYRAIAREQA